One Bacteriovorax sp. PP10 DNA segment encodes these proteins:
- a CDS encoding methyltransferase family protein → MKKILVGLIACIPFIVAMSLYDINLLLESKVIIIFLIGIVASYYQADYNPLKGNNNDLDKGTVLQIIWTVYLTEALALLEAFFLNRENAFHYDAASIVFLSIAVFGVVFRSWAYITLGKFFTMHLQTKDDQTLIENGPYRFLRHPSYTGAFLTYTAIPLFLGSYKSAVIAVILLLFAFYRRITLEEKMLEAHLGEKYRTFCSKRARLIPFIW, encoded by the coding sequence ATGAAAAAAATTTTAGTCGGACTAATCGCCTGTATCCCTTTTATTGTGGCCATGAGTCTATACGATATTAATCTTTTGCTAGAATCAAAAGTGATTATCATTTTCCTTATTGGGATTGTGGCCTCTTATTATCAGGCCGATTATAATCCGCTAAAAGGAAATAATAACGACCTGGATAAAGGAACAGTCTTACAGATTATCTGGACAGTTTATCTCACTGAAGCGCTGGCCTTACTCGAAGCTTTTTTCTTAAACCGAGAAAATGCATTTCATTATGATGCCGCTTCAATCGTTTTTTTGAGTATTGCTGTTTTTGGAGTCGTGTTTAGAAGCTGGGCCTATATCACCTTAGGCAAATTTTTCACCATGCATCTTCAGACAAAGGACGATCAAACTCTTATTGAAAATGGACCTTACCGCTTTTTGCGCCACCCTAGTTATACCGGCGCGTTTCTAACATACACAGCTATTCCACTTTTCTTAGGATCTTATAAATCTGCTGTCATCGCTGTCATTTTACTTTTGTTTGCTTTCTACAGACGAATTACTCTTGAAGAGAAAATGCTAGAGGCACATCTCGGAGAAAAATACCGCACGTTCTGTTCAAAGAGAGCGCGTCTTATTCCATTTATTTGGTAG
- a CDS encoding acyltransferase domain-containing protein produces the protein MKTAFVFPGLNGLLRQKDRERYLELPHVIKRLQQAEGALLRDLGMKTDLMGMVKTNTDEIYRIDNISLAAVVISSIQVGVVDHLREHFPNPDWMVGVSLGDIARTVSSGAYDFEVAVVSHVKFTHKIDGIDKLGGNIGVATTLQKPFNSDDFEWFENQGVDVSVLTSRFLNVGALFSSLENVRERAKERGWRIMPIIDYPAHSRYIKPYVDASREEFMNVKTMVPQVPIFSTLSCKMLVDPEEIKEEFLETIIRTIHFEKAITTLYKEHGVTRFINIGPCKSLYTLLRDIPLEFQVTDAEDLLSSTK, from the coding sequence ATGAAAACGGCCTTCGTTTTTCCCGGGCTTAATGGCCTTTTACGCCAAAAAGATCGTGAGAGATATCTTGAGTTACCTCATGTCATAAAACGTCTGCAACAGGCCGAAGGAGCGCTTCTGCGTGACCTTGGAATGAAGACTGACTTAATGGGCATGGTTAAAACAAATACAGATGAAATCTACCGCATTGATAACATCAGCCTTGCTGCCGTTGTTATTTCTTCTATTCAAGTAGGGGTTGTCGATCATTTACGTGAGCACTTTCCTAATCCAGACTGGATGGTTGGTGTTTCTCTCGGGGATATCGCCCGCACCGTTTCTTCTGGCGCTTATGATTTTGAAGTAGCAGTTGTCTCGCACGTGAAATTCACTCACAAAATTGATGGGATTGATAAATTAGGTGGAAACATTGGAGTGGCGACGACACTTCAGAAACCTTTCAATAGCGATGATTTTGAATGGTTTGAAAATCAAGGCGTCGACGTTTCTGTTTTGACTTCACGATTTTTAAATGTCGGTGCTTTATTTAGTTCTCTGGAAAATGTCCGTGAAAGAGCAAAGGAGAGAGGATGGCGAATCATGCCTATCATCGATTACCCAGCTCACTCTCGTTATATCAAACCTTACGTAGACGCTTCGAGAGAGGAGTTTATGAATGTTAAAACGATGGTTCCACAAGTTCCCATCTTCTCGACATTAAGCTGTAAGATGCTAGTGGATCCTGAAGAAATTAAGGAAGAGTTTTTAGAAACAATTATTAGAACGATCCATTTCGAAAAAGCGATTACCACTCTTTATAAAGAGCATGGAGTGACTCGTTTTATCAATATCGGGCCGTGCAAAAGTTTATATACACTACTTAGAGATATTCCTCTCGAGTTTCAAGTAACTGATGCTGAAGACCTATTATCTTCTACCAAATAA
- a CDS encoding phospholipase A — protein MKYILVLIFLGINISFAQDLVDPLAKDKESYFKLLSTKYVLIPHRGTYLLPIVYNTRPHEDLYSEIKKSANGDHGDFYKKEELEFQISFMIPIQRKVLGTNFDFNVAYTHHAWWQLYNKAYSRPFRETNYMPEMFLRYVDPSTSRFGGFDLMAADFGFIHQSNGQIQILSRSWNRVYARAFFQNHGFQIFTTAWYRIPETVKDDENRDIYRYMGYGELEIAKSFGGHTVNLKTPIGSRHLSVDFKYSYPWKDNLRWYASVQTGYGHSLIEYNRSTQRFGVGFVLDSFIDRSIQ, from the coding sequence ATGAAATATATTTTAGTTTTAATTTTTCTGGGAATTAATATTTCTTTTGCGCAAGATCTGGTTGATCCCCTTGCTAAAGATAAAGAGAGTTATTTCAAATTGCTCTCGACTAAATACGTCCTTATTCCACATAGAGGCACTTACCTTTTGCCCATCGTTTACAATACCAGACCACATGAAGATCTATACAGCGAAATAAAAAAGTCTGCCAACGGCGACCATGGTGACTTTTATAAAAAAGAAGAACTTGAGTTTCAGATTAGTTTTATGATTCCTATTCAAAGAAAGGTGCTTGGAACTAATTTTGATTTCAATGTGGCCTATACACACCATGCCTGGTGGCAGCTGTATAATAAAGCATACTCAAGACCTTTTAGAGAGACTAATTATATGCCTGAGATGTTTCTTAGGTATGTTGATCCATCGACCAGCAGGTTTGGCGGGTTTGATTTAATGGCGGCAGATTTTGGGTTTATTCATCAGTCGAATGGGCAAATACAGATTCTCTCAAGAAGCTGGAACAGAGTTTACGCGAGAGCATTTTTCCAAAACCATGGCTTCCAGATTTTCACAACAGCGTGGTACCGAATTCCTGAAACTGTTAAAGATGATGAGAACAGAGATATTTATAGATACATGGGGTATGGAGAGTTAGAAATTGCAAAATCATTTGGAGGTCATACAGTGAACCTTAAAACTCCAATTGGCTCACGTCACTTGAGTGTAGATTTCAAATACTCTTATCCATGGAAAGATAACTTGAGATGGTATGCCAGCGTGCAAACAGGTTATGGCCATTCGTTGATTGAGTACAATCGCTCAACTCAAAGATTTGGAGTGGGGTTTGTATTGGATAGCTTTATTGATAGAAGTATTCAGTGA
- a CDS encoding metallophosphoesterase family protein, with protein MKTLEVKVENAETIILCGGPYSNFSSLEAFIEKTKDYQYRFCLGDIGGFGPYPDRSIELLKHNNITCLQGNYDQTVGNGEADCGCGYIDPLDRKFAQVSFDYTLKNTSSSNRSWLSSLPQHILLKWADKKILLCHGSPDEMNEFVFESETSDDKINFWLKKYDVDAICVTHSGIPWIKTTAQGQWVNVGVLGRPAHEGLGRVFYASASLLDGRLEFSLCPLDYDPTAVINAMRSEGLPEEFSQSLLIGEWTTCSAILPDHERVLRKRL; from the coding sequence ATGAAAACTCTAGAAGTAAAAGTAGAAAATGCTGAAACAATTATTCTTTGTGGTGGACCTTACAGTAATTTCTCTTCTCTTGAGGCCTTTATTGAAAAAACAAAAGATTATCAATACCGTTTTTGTCTGGGAGATATCGGTGGATTTGGCCCTTATCCCGATAGGTCTATTGAGCTTTTAAAACACAACAACATAACATGCCTGCAAGGAAACTATGACCAGACCGTAGGAAACGGAGAAGCTGATTGCGGATGTGGTTATATTGATCCACTTGATCGCAAGTTTGCACAGGTCAGTTTTGATTACACTCTAAAGAATACCAGTTCCTCTAATCGTTCATGGCTAAGCTCTCTTCCTCAACATATTTTATTAAAGTGGGCGGATAAAAAAATTCTTTTATGCCATGGCTCTCCAGATGAGATGAATGAATTTGTTTTTGAATCAGAGACATCAGATGACAAAATTAATTTCTGGTTAAAAAAATATGATGTTGATGCTATTTGTGTAACTCATTCAGGTATTCCCTGGATTAAGACTACAGCACAAGGGCAATGGGTTAACGTCGGAGTTCTAGGTCGTCCGGCCCATGAAGGCCTGGGACGTGTTTTTTATGCAAGTGCGAGTCTTTTAGATGGAAGACTCGAGTTTAGTCTATGCCCGCTGGATTATGACCCTACAGCTGTTATTAATGCTATGAGATCAGAAGGACTTCCTGAAGAGTTTAGCCAGTCACTCCTTATTGGAGAGTGGACGACATGTTCTGCGATTCTTCCTGATCATGAAAGGGTTTTAAGAAAGAGACTATAA
- a CDS encoding phosphonate ABC transporter ATP-binding protein, translating to MMDASILDFKNVSLILPSGKTVLDRVNLNLENHQSMTIIGHNGAGKSSLLKLIVGDKFCTEGELHILGHSLKQQTEKKSIQKMRSEIGFIHQGLHLVGRKNAIENVLMGRLPHNQSIKTWFGIFNSSDYDMAYEALKEVKMSDKALMRADKLSGGERQKVAIARALAQSPKILLADEPTAALDPKAASEVAELLRQLVENKKLSLITVVHSLDLINKLSHRVVIMKQGQILFDGDRQNISPTEVNEFYNT from the coding sequence ATGATGGATGCTTCAATTCTTGATTTTAAGAACGTCTCTTTAATTCTTCCTTCGGGAAAAACAGTCCTAGACCGAGTCAATCTCAATTTAGAGAATCATCAATCAATGACTATTATCGGCCATAATGGTGCCGGTAAATCAAGTCTCTTGAAACTGATTGTTGGAGATAAGTTTTGCACAGAAGGTGAGCTTCATATCCTGGGGCATTCTTTAAAACAGCAGACAGAGAAAAAATCAATTCAAAAAATGCGTTCTGAAATTGGTTTCATCCATCAGGGTCTTCATTTAGTCGGAAGAAAAAATGCCATTGAAAATGTTTTGATGGGAAGACTTCCTCATAACCAATCAATAAAGACTTGGTTTGGAATTTTCAATTCCAGTGATTATGATATGGCCTATGAAGCTTTAAAAGAAGTGAAGATGAGTGATAAGGCCTTAATGAGAGCAGATAAGCTTTCAGGTGGGGAAAGACAAAAGGTGGCGATAGCCAGAGCTCTGGCCCAGTCGCCAAAGATTCTTTTGGCAGATGAGCCGACAGCAGCACTTGATCCAAAAGCAGCAAGTGAAGTGGCAGAATTATTAAGACAGCTGGTAGAAAATAAAAAATTAAGTTTGATTACAGTCGTGCATTCATTGGATTTAATAAATAAGCTTTCTCATCGAGTTGTGATTATGAAGCAGGGGCAGATTCTTTTTGATGGAGATAGACAGAATATTTCTCCAACTGAAGTGAATGAATTTTACAACACATAG
- the phnE gene encoding phosphonate ABC transporter, permease protein PhnE, translating into MQTFKKMIENMQIKSKTFWLSGFYLFIVILCIFSFNVESDLSFGRRPWNNLVRTFKELAQPSFLRVWTGNENYEFKNDEGVVLRSENQKELEKSFLGALMRAGWMTFKIATLGSALAAVTGFLLSWPASKKLNFPKPVFYLSNIIINFFRSIHSLVFGLMLVGIVGLGPMAGILAIALHSTGSYGKLFLESIDSLDLVEADALRLSGAGRIQIFFHAIWPELLPQFLSTHLYVWEYNMRDSAVLGLVGAGGLGLLLSDAVSLFQWQRLSTILLFLFILVSGFSLISNKIREGLLA; encoded by the coding sequence ATGCAAACATTTAAAAAAATGATTGAAAATATGCAGATAAAATCCAAAACCTTCTGGTTGTCCGGATTTTATCTGTTTATTGTTATCCTCTGTATATTTAGTTTTAATGTTGAAAGCGATTTATCTTTCGGGCGCAGGCCCTGGAATAATCTTGTCAGGACTTTTAAAGAGTTGGCACAACCGAGTTTTCTTAGAGTCTGGACAGGCAATGAAAATTACGAATTCAAAAATGATGAAGGGGTCGTCTTAAGAAGTGAAAATCAAAAAGAATTAGAAAAGTCATTTCTTGGTGCTTTAATGAGGGCCGGATGGATGACTTTTAAAATAGCTACGCTGGGCTCAGCGCTGGCCGCGGTCACTGGATTTTTACTTTCATGGCCGGCATCTAAAAAACTTAATTTTCCTAAACCTGTTTTTTACTTATCCAATATCATTATTAATTTCTTCCGCTCAATTCACTCATTAGTTTTTGGATTAATGTTAGTGGGGATTGTTGGTCTTGGCCCGATGGCCGGTATTTTAGCGATAGCACTTCATTCAACTGGAAGTTATGGAAAATTATTTTTGGAGTCGATTGACTCACTTGATTTGGTTGAGGCCGATGCCCTTAGATTAAGTGGTGCCGGGCGAATTCAGATTTTCTTTCATGCCATCTGGCCGGAACTACTCCCTCAATTTTTATCCACTCATCTTTATGTCTGGGAATATAATATGCGTGACTCTGCCGTTCTAGGTTTGGTTGGAGCAGGTGGATTAGGTTTACTTTTAAGTGATGCAGTCTCTCTTTTTCAGTGGCAGAGGCTCTCAACTATACTTCTTTTCCTTTTTATTCTTGTAAGTGGATTCAGCTTAATTAGTAATAAAATCCGTGAAGGATTACTCGCATGA
- a CDS encoding phosphate/phosphite/phosphonate ABC transporter substrate-binding protein codes for MKLISLLALMFLSTQVFAELAPLKFGVGLFQPDKEKNDATYKPLADYLAKELKRPVELKTVDTWEGLAKSLAAGETDIALMGPWGYVLANNEANASAIATILYDGKPEYFAIIVTHPNSGITKTEQLKGKSFAFGDKGSTSGYLIPFHYFHKTFSVKEPEDFFSKVLYTKHQAIETQVTAGELDAGADYNRNRNSMIEQGLIDEKKSVIIWTSEPLPNDAMAVSSELAKDKKLVASIQKALLSIGAALKTNPGLLPAHYTGFVKKDNAFYKPIRDAGLATGKLVPKK; via the coding sequence ATGAAGTTAATCTCATTACTTGCTTTAATGTTTTTAAGCACTCAAGTCTTTGCAGAACTAGCACCTTTAAAATTTGGGGTAGGACTATTCCAGCCAGACAAAGAAAAAAACGATGCGACTTATAAGCCGCTAGCGGATTACCTGGCAAAAGAATTAAAACGTCCGGTTGAGTTGAAGACTGTAGATACATGGGAAGGATTGGCGAAATCACTGGCCGCTGGTGAAACAGATATCGCTCTTATGGGGCCATGGGGTTATGTCCTTGCTAATAATGAAGCTAATGCTTCTGCTATTGCGACGATTTTATACGATGGGAAGCCTGAGTACTTTGCCATTATAGTAACTCATCCAAATTCTGGAATCACGAAAACAGAACAACTTAAAGGAAAGAGTTTTGCTTTTGGTGATAAAGGATCAACTTCAGGATATTTGATTCCATTTCACTATTTCCACAAAACTTTCAGCGTAAAAGAACCGGAAGATTTTTTCTCAAAAGTTCTTTATACAAAACACCAGGCGATTGAAACTCAGGTTACAGCAGGTGAGCTTGATGCCGGAGCTGATTATAATAGAAACCGTAATTCGATGATCGAGCAAGGGCTAATTGATGAGAAAAAATCAGTGATCATCTGGACATCTGAGCCTCTACCTAACGATGCAATGGCCGTAAGTTCTGAACTGGCAAAAGATAAAAAACTGGTAGCATCAATTCAAAAAGCGCTTTTATCAATTGGAGCGGCCTTAAAAACTAATCCAGGATTACTACCTGCTCATTACACAGGATTCGTAAAAAAGGATAATGCTTTTTATAAACCGATTAGAGATGCTGGTCTTGCGACTGGTAAATTAGTGCCAAAAAAATAA
- a CDS encoding condensation domain-containing protein, protein MSLFSKHSRSIPLNSLEKFMLAHESEHIAYNSQIVVEFKGDIQLELMRTAIDKAILEIPLLRSYIEETHFSFKRFYSTSADFNSHQVVELRDEVLDQDSIDQFCQKKFDLSKSPAFRFLIGKTQDQKNILLFNVHHTLCDAAGQFNLMEEIFRVMNGMEIRQEAKKDKVFRYRSLWKYMGIKWFLGHIYAQLRPLKKQRQYQMGSLIDHPEKTSRFVTSQTFQLTADQQEKMRTACRKTNISMTEHLTFKCFKALDSSLKSRGDFETPIMVYIPKTLRPLLKIRYSLQNILTTVWIVGKRQEIHDPKFMEKVKYIINSHKMDKAAKFIFGTLATCAFLKPSTLKNIFLKFDQNPHASSSSLLISAGRVPRSFVFPTGWTDINIWARGTMLKSPGVGVIFTGVAGAETITIEYLKYLVEKETISNFKNNLFTELFQDS, encoded by the coding sequence ATGTCACTCTTTAGTAAACATTCAAGATCAATCCCTTTGAACTCTTTAGAGAAGTTCATGCTTGCTCATGAGTCTGAGCACATTGCATATAACAGTCAGATTGTAGTGGAGTTTAAGGGCGATATTCAACTTGAACTAATGAGAACTGCCATCGATAAGGCCATTTTAGAAATCCCTCTTTTAAGATCTTATATCGAAGAAACACATTTCAGCTTTAAACGATTCTATAGTACGTCTGCTGATTTCAACTCTCATCAAGTTGTCGAGCTTAGGGACGAAGTCTTAGACCAGGACTCTATCGACCAATTCTGTCAGAAGAAATTTGATCTATCAAAGTCTCCTGCTTTCCGATTTCTCATTGGGAAAACCCAAGATCAAAAAAACATTCTTCTTTTTAATGTCCACCATACTTTATGTGATGCCGCGGGACAGTTTAACTTAATGGAAGAAATTTTCAGAGTGATGAACGGAATGGAAATACGTCAGGAAGCCAAAAAAGATAAGGTCTTTCGCTACCGCTCGTTATGGAAATATATGGGAATTAAATGGTTCTTAGGTCATATCTATGCCCAACTAAGACCATTAAAAAAACAACGCCAATACCAAATGGGATCATTAATCGATCATCCAGAAAAAACTTCTCGTTTTGTCACATCACAGACATTTCAATTAACTGCTGATCAACAAGAAAAAATGCGCACGGCCTGCAGAAAAACGAATATCTCAATGACGGAACACTTAACTTTTAAGTGCTTTAAGGCCCTTGATTCCAGCTTAAAAAGTCGTGGTGATTTTGAAACTCCAATCATGGTTTATATCCCTAAAACTTTGCGCCCACTTTTAAAAATTCGCTACTCACTTCAAAATATTCTTACAACCGTCTGGATCGTAGGTAAGAGACAGGAAATTCATGATCCTAAATTCATGGAAAAAGTTAAGTACATTATCAATTCACATAAAATGGATAAAGCAGCTAAGTTCATTTTTGGCACTTTAGCGACTTGTGCTTTTCTAAAACCTAGTACTTTAAAAAACATCTTTCTTAAATTTGACCAAAACCCACACGCCAGCTCCAGCTCACTCTTAATCAGTGCCGGCAGGGTGCCTCGCTCTTTCGTATTTCCGACTGGCTGGACCGATATCAATATCTGGGCACGAGGGACAATGCTTAAGTCACCAGGGGTTGGAGTCATCTTTACCGGGGTTGCCGGGGCCGAGACTATAACAATCGAATATCTGAAGTATCTTGTTGAAAAAGAGACTATATCTAACTTCAAAAACAACCTCTTCACTGAACTATTTCAAGACAGTTAA
- a CDS encoding lysylphosphatidylglycerol synthase transmembrane domain-containing protein, protein MSSTKKTLYHVIILLLSASMLGGMGLYVYKNSSSFDRIQNIDISVILLLIGMHACNYFLLGLTQTYPLQRHNINLKFKEWYGLCTLADLLNYILPASGGSAARLLFINKKYDLSKRELVSMGLAMSMPGFILLGVVGAVYCHFLLSKHAVIFTALETMFIILTVVSLAFLFASNFIMKIFKMDRKYSPNKYLTDKKLMTVSTLSWLGMMLLHPLKVYLSFKAIGIEIKAFDSFEISLILLASSFFQVLPGNIGVKEMVTAYIAQQYGIQFETALLASLVDRAILMLFLFPMGAYSYWSLVMDASLPKINWPKMGASSRIPLMKRLVKVR, encoded by the coding sequence ATGAGTTCAACTAAAAAAACGCTATACCATGTTATCATCCTGCTTCTTTCAGCATCAATGCTGGGAGGTATGGGCCTGTATGTTTACAAGAATAGCTCTTCATTCGATCGAATTCAAAATATCGATATTAGCGTTATCCTATTATTGATTGGTATGCATGCATGCAATTATTTTCTATTGGGACTAACTCAAACCTACCCACTACAAAGACACAATATTAATCTTAAGTTCAAAGAATGGTATGGCCTGTGTACACTGGCCGATCTGCTTAATTATATACTTCCTGCTTCTGGTGGCTCAGCGGCCCGCTTGTTATTTATCAACAAAAAATATGACTTATCTAAACGAGAACTCGTTTCAATGGGTCTCGCTATGTCTATGCCTGGTTTTATTTTATTAGGTGTCGTTGGTGCAGTCTACTGTCACTTTTTATTAAGCAAACATGCAGTGATCTTCACAGCTCTTGAAACAATGTTCATCATACTAACAGTTGTTTCACTGGCCTTTCTTTTTGCATCTAATTTCATCATGAAGATATTTAAAATGGATCGCAAATATTCACCCAACAAGTATCTGACAGATAAAAAACTCATGACTGTCTCTACTCTTTCATGGTTAGGGATGATGTTACTTCATCCTTTAAAAGTGTATTTATCTTTTAAAGCAATCGGAATTGAAATAAAGGCCTTTGATTCATTTGAAATAAGTCTCATTTTACTGGCCTCATCTTTTTTCCAGGTTCTTCCTGGTAATATCGGCGTAAAAGAGATGGTAACTGCTTACATTGCCCAACAATATGGAATTCAGTTTGAGACAGCTCTACTTGCAAGCTTAGTTGATAGAGCGATCTTGATGCTCTTTTTATTTCCGATGGGTGCCTATTCTTATTGGTCTTTAGTTATGGATGCGAGCCTGCCTAAAATTAACTGGCCTAAAATGGGAGCGTCTTCGCGAATCCCTCTGATGAAGCGACTTGTGAAAGTTCGCTGA
- a CDS encoding NAD(P)-binding domain-containing protein, with the protein MENSINHQVIIIGAGPAGLALGLYLQKNNVDYLILEQHSSAGSTWDQMPDHLSLISLWHSNCLTKEDLSLSSRVKAHSAKEFAEYLKGFAKKHMLKIKTNTKVLDIKKTNNLFAITTDNEQYTSEILVDCRGYFNYPFTPTIPISGNAPKMLHFKDYKNCAQFENDKKILIVGKRLSAGQLLREFAATGKHELYLSVRSEVKFSSHPLIYNFFLRNLNIFEGIIKGLKINTKAEIEVPMHYDAKKVVEQETTVKGDIVKIENKNVYFTDGSVESVDVIIFATGFKPHAVNFKNDFESIETSGLFYLGRNAQRTFTSRFIRGIREDAPILGQLILGRLASITKDQ; encoded by the coding sequence ATGGAAAATAGTATCAATCATCAGGTGATAATCATCGGCGCAGGGCCCGCGGGGCTTGCTTTAGGGCTGTATTTACAAAAAAATAATGTTGATTATTTGATTTTAGAGCAACACTCTAGCGCCGGATCTACCTGGGATCAAATGCCTGATCATCTTTCTCTGATATCTTTATGGCATTCCAATTGTCTTACTAAAGAAGATTTATCATTGAGCTCGCGAGTGAAAGCTCATTCTGCTAAAGAATTTGCTGAGTATCTTAAGGGGTTTGCTAAAAAGCACATGCTTAAAATTAAAACCAATACAAAGGTTTTAGATATTAAAAAAACGAATAACTTATTTGCTATCACTACAGATAATGAGCAGTACACTTCAGAAATCCTGGTTGATTGCAGAGGGTATTTTAATTATCCCTTTACGCCAACAATCCCAATATCCGGCAATGCACCAAAAATGTTGCATTTTAAGGACTATAAAAATTGTGCACAATTTGAGAACGATAAGAAAATCCTCATTGTTGGAAAACGCCTTTCAGCTGGACAACTTCTGCGCGAGTTTGCAGCGACTGGTAAGCATGAATTATATTTATCTGTGAGAAGCGAAGTGAAATTTAGTTCGCATCCTTTGATTTATAACTTCTTCTTAAGGAATTTAAATATCTTTGAAGGAATTATTAAAGGATTAAAAATTAATACAAAGGCCGAGATCGAAGTTCCAATGCACTATGATGCCAAAAAGGTTGTTGAGCAAGAAACCACAGTGAAGGGCGATATCGTAAAAATAGAGAATAAAAATGTCTACTTCACTGATGGATCTGTTGAGAGTGTTGATGTGATTATTTTTGCAACCGGGTTCAAACCGCATGCAGTAAATTTTAAAAATGATTTTGAATCAATTGAGACTTCAGGATTATTTTATCTGGGAAGAAATGCTCAGCGAACTTTCACAAGTCGCTTCATCAGAGGGATTCGCGAAGACGCTCCCATTTTAGGCCAGTTAATTTTAGGCAGGCTCGCATCCATAACTAAAGACCAATAA
- a CDS encoding metallophosphoesterase yields the protein MTILPTILSGLLSIVLWFYIRNTIKRNIADVFKIKNIWLYVFDILFIYCAFFRFIYRLQNSFIHGSSFYFLMNLSYVLLGLIGLVVIMCIILDISNLAEKWMGKPNVPESDNSRRNFLKKNLILTGLGSATLVTGVGFHNSFEPKIVKVNIPLPPDHKNLNGLKIVQLSDMHIGPTLKKDFCEILVKEVNALNPDIIAITGDSIDGEVKFLKDDMAPFLNLKARLGVYYITGNHEYYWYANEWIEWARTSGLNPLINENVKLNYNNTDFYLAGVNDPSADKLDKDNASDPKKAAFGIPKEAYKILLAHQPKSCFKACKEGFHTQLSGHTHGGQGFPWSILVYLIQPYVRGLNVHEGMNLYVHSGTGFWGPPNRFMINSEIAEIVFTSSEKV from the coding sequence ATGACAATCCTACCTACCATTCTCTCCGGCCTGCTTTCCATTGTATTGTGGTTTTATATCCGTAATACGATTAAAAGAAATATTGCTGATGTTTTTAAAATTAAAAATATTTGGCTTTATGTTTTTGATATTCTTTTTATCTACTGTGCATTTTTTAGATTTATTTATCGCCTTCAAAATTCTTTTATTCATGGTTCCTCATTTTATTTTTTGATGAACTTGAGCTATGTCCTTCTTGGTCTTATCGGCCTTGTGGTCATCATGTGCATCATTCTCGATATATCAAACCTTGCCGAAAAATGGATGGGAAAACCGAATGTCCCAGAAAGCGACAACTCAAGAAGAAATTTTTTAAAGAAAAATTTGATTCTAACCGGGCTTGGAAGTGCAACTCTTGTCACAGGTGTAGGTTTTCATAACTCTTTCGAACCAAAAATTGTAAAAGTGAACATACCGCTCCCTCCTGATCATAAAAATTTAAATGGCCTTAAAATTGTTCAGCTCTCAGATATGCATATCGGCCCGACTTTAAAAAAAGACTTTTGTGAAATACTGGTGAAAGAGGTCAATGCTCTTAATCCTGACATTATCGCAATCACTGGTGATTCAATTGACGGTGAAGTTAAATTTTTAAAAGACGACATGGCCCCATTCTTAAATTTAAAAGCACGCCTGGGTGTTTATTATATTACTGGCAATCACGAATACTATTGGTATGCGAATGAATGGATTGAATGGGCCCGTACCTCAGGACTAAATCCTTTAATAAATGAAAATGTAAAATTAAATTATAACAATACAGATTTTTATCTGGCCGGAGTTAATGATCCTTCAGCAGATAAACTCGATAAGGATAACGCCTCCGATCCAAAAAAGGCTGCTTTCGGTATTCCAAAAGAAGCTTATAAGATCTTGCTCGCTCACCAGCCAAAAAGTTGTTTTAAGGCCTGTAAAGAAGGCTTTCACACTCAACTCTCAGGCCATACTCACGGCGGCCAGGGTTTTCCGTGGAGTATCCTGGTTTACCTGATTCAACCTTATGTACGCGGACTTAACGTTCATGAAGGAATGAATCTCTATGTCCATAGTGGAACTGGATTCTGGGGACCACCTAATAGATTTATGATTAATTCAGAAATTGCAGAAATTGTATTTACCTCGTCGGAGAAGGTTTAA